DNA from Pseudocitrobacter corydidari:
TGTGGCCCGCCTCCTGCGCAGAATCACGCAGATAATGACCGGAGGTATCATCCTCTTCGCCACGGCGGCTGGAAATAGTAAGAATAGCGATACGGGTCGGGAAAAATTCAGTGCTCGCCTGACTCATTTAACACTCCTTGAAAACGAATTATCCACCAATATAGGACAGATTCTGGGTGATCCCAGTATTGCCCTGGTGCAGGAAGTGGGTCTGCTTCTTATGGGTTAACGCTTCTGCAATGCGTGCTTCGAGTTCCTGCTGCTGGGCATCTGCCGCTAACAGATCGCGAAGGTCTACGCCGCCGTCGCCGAAAAGGCATAAATGCAGTTTGCCCACGGAAGAGACGCGCAGACGGTTACAGGTGGCGCAAAAATCTTTTTCATACGGCATGATTAAGCCGATTTCCCCTTCATAGTCGGGGTGACAAAAGACCTGTGCCGGGCCGTCGCTGCGCTGTCGGATCTGATGTATCCAGCCGCGTTTGAGCAACTGGTCGCGCAGCACCATCCCGGAGATATGGTGTTTGCGGAACAAATCGCTGCCGTCGCCGGTTTCCATCAGTTCGATAAATCGGAGTTGAATGCGGCGCGGTTTGATCCACGCCAGAAAGGTGTCGAGCTGGTGATGGTTTACGTCGCGCATCAGCACGGTGTTAACCTTCACTTTTTCAAAGCCCGCGCTGAAGGCGGCGTCGATGCCGTCCATCACCTGGCGGAATTTGTCCTGACCGGTAATTGCATGAAACTGACGCGCATCAAGGCTGTCGACGCTGACGTTCAGCGCCGTAAGGCCCGCTTCACGCCAGGCGGCAACGTCGCGCGCCATGCGGTAACCATTGGTGGTCACGGCAATCTGTTTGATGGCCGCGTTTTCTCTTACTGCTGCGATGATGTCGACAAAGTCGCGACGCAGGCTCGGCTCGCCGCCGGTGAGACGCACTTTTTCGGTACCCAGTGCGGAAAAGGCACGGGTAACCCGTCGCACTTCATCCAGCGACAAAAAGCCATTGTTGGTGACTTCGCCCGGCTTGTAGCCGTTGGGTAGACAGTAGGTACAACGGAAGTTGCACACATCGGTTATCGACAGACGCAGATAAAAGAACCTGCGCGCGAACGCATCAGTAAGTTGTGAAGCCATAGACACCTTTCCAAATACGGGAGGCGAGGTCATTTCTTCCTTCGCCCTGGTGATGTTAAACATCACGGCCAAAGCGCCTTATCTTTCGACTTAGGCCCAGAGGCTAGAGTGTTTTTCAGCATTATTGCTGAAAGGGTTATGCCGATAGTAGCGCGAGATGGACGAGTTTGCCATTTTCCGCTCTCGCTATATAAATTTATATATAGCGACATGATCGTGCACTTTCCCTACAGAATACGCATAAATCACGCTTTTGCATTGATATACGTCATTTTGCCTGGGGTGCGGCATCGTCTTTTGGGAGTAGTTACGCTAATGTAAGCAGATGTACCAACATAAGGAAGTTGTATGCGCAATCGCACTCTGGCCGATCTCGATCGCGTCGTCGCCCTTGGGGGTGGACATGGATTGGGGCGAGTGATGTCCTCACTCTCCTCCCTCGGCTCCCGTTTAACCGGTATTGTCACCACCACCGATAATGGTGGCTCGACCGGTCGCATTCGCCGCTCTGAAGGCGGTATCGCCTGGGGCGACATGCGAAATTGCATCAACCAGTTGATCACCGAACCCAGCGTAGCGTCCGCTATGTTTGAGTACCGTTTTGGCGGGAATGGCGAACTTTCCGGTCATAACCTCGGAAATCTGATGTTAAAGGCACTGGACCACCTGAGCGTGCGGCCTTTAGAGGCAATCAATTTAATAAGAAATCTGTTGAAAGTTGAAGCCTCGTTAATTCCAATGTCGGAACAACCGGTCGATTTGATGGCTATCGACCAGGAAGGCCATGAAGTCTACGGGGAAGTGAATATCGATCAGTTGCCGCTACCGCCGCAGGAGCTGATGCTTTCGCCCTCGGTATCTGCAACACGCGAAGCGGTGCAGGCGATTGGCGAAGCGGATCTCATCCTGATTGGCCCCGGCAGTTTTTATACCAGCCTGCTGCCCGCATTATTGTTGAGCGACGTGGCGCAGGCGCTGCGCCGCACGCCTGCGCCTATGGTGTATATCGGCAATTTAGGTCGTGAACTCAGCCCGGCGGCGGCCAGCCTGACGCTTGCGAAAAAACTCGACATTCTGGAGCACTACGTCGGGAAACCGGTGATTGATGCGGTGGTCGTTGGCCCCAAAGTAGATACTGCTAATATTGGCAATCGTGTCGTCATTCAGGAGCCATTGGAAGCCAGCGATATTCGCTATCGCCACGACCGTCAGCTATTACGCGACGCGCTGGAAAAGGCGATTCAGGCATTAGGTTAGCTTTCCTTAAAATCTTAAGGTTGTCTTAAAAAACACCCGGCAACATAGCGAACATCATTTTTACAGGAAGATCGCTATGTTGCGCTTTTTACGCTATCGCCCGACCGTTAGCCGTTTAACTTATATTCTGCTTTTCGCGCTCTATATTGCGCTGGCGCTGAATGTCGCTTTTTATCGCCAGGCATGGTCCCTGTTACCGGTGAATACCTTCCATAATGGGTTGGTTTTCTTCACGATGCCGTTGGTCGCCTTTTCGGTGATGGTGATTTGTCTGGCGCTGGCCTCATTCCTGCGGCTGGAAAAAGTGCTGACGACGCTGTTTATTTTACTCAGCGCATCGGCACAATATTTTATTATGACCTTCGGCGTGATTATCGACCGGTCGATGATTACCAATATTCTCGATACCACTCCGGCGGAAAGTTATGCCCTGATGTCGGGCAAGATGATTCTTACACTGCTTTTTACCGCGGCGCTTTTCGTCGCCCTGGCGTGGTGGATAAAAATAAAGCCGGCAACACGGAAATGGCGTGAAGCGGGACTGCGAGCCGCTTCGGTGCTGGCTTCTGTTTTACTTATTGTGATTGTCGCGGCCTTCTTTTATAAAGACTACGCTTCACTGTTCCGCAACAATAAAGAGCTGGTGAAGTCGTTAAATCCTTCCAACAGCATCACCGCAATCAACTCCTGGTACGCCCATAATAAAATGGATAACCTGCCGCTGGTACGCATTGGCGAAGATGCAAAACAGAAAGAAGCGATGAAAAACGGGCCGCATAAAAACCTGACCATTCTTATTGTCGGCGAAACATCGCGCGGTGAAGATTTCTCGCTCGGGGGTTATTCGCGTGAAACTAATCCTCGGCTTGCGCAGGACAACGTGGTGTATTTCCCGAAAACAACCTCCTGCGGTACCGCTACCGCCGTTTCCGTTCCCTGTATGTTTTCAAATATGCCGCGCGCCCACTATGACGAGCAACTGGCGCATCATCAGGAAGGCCTGCTGGATATCGTGCAGCGTGCAGGTATTCAGGTGCAGTGGAATGAGAACGACGGCGGATGTAAAGGCGCATGCGACCGCGTACCGCATCAGAATATGAACGTGCTGAACCTGCCAGGTCAGTGCATTGATGGCGAATGTTACGATGAAGTGCTATTCCACGATCTGGATAACTATATTGATAAATTAAACGGTGATGGGCTGATTGTGTTACATACCATTGGCAGCCATGGCCCGACCTATTACAACCGTTATCCAAAGGAATTTCGTAAATTCACGCCAACCTGCGACACCAACGAAATTCAGTCATGCTCTCAGGAGCAACTGGTAAACACCTACGATAACACTGTGCTGTACGTTGATTATATCGTCGATAAAGCGATTAAATTACTGCAATCCAAACAGGATAAATTCACCACCAGCCTGGTTTATCTCTCAGACCACGGTGAGTCACTGGGTGAAAATGGTATTTACCTGCACGGTCTGCCCTATTCTATTGCGCCGGATACCCAAAAACATGTCCCGATGCTGCTGTGGCTGTCCGACGATTATCAGAAACGTTATGACGTGAACTATGACTGTCTGAAAAAAGCATCGACACAAAATGAATATTCTCAGGATAATCTCTTCTCTACGATGTTGGGTATACTGGGCGTAGAGACCACTGAATATCGCGCGGCTGATGACATACTCAAGACGTGCAGAGGATAACGAAATGAAAATTTTAGTCGTGGAAGATGACGCGCTGTTATTGCAGGGCTTAATTCTGGCGATGCAAAGCGAAGGGTACGCCTGCGATGGTGTCACCACCGCACGTCAGGCGGAACTCAGCCTGCAATCCGGGCTCTATAGTTTGATCGTGCTGGATTTGGGCCTGCCAGACGAAGATGGATTGCATTTCCTCTCGCGCATCCGTCAGGAAAAATGCAGCCTTCCAGTGCTAATTTTGACCGCCCGAGATACCCTGGACGATCGTATCAGCGGCCTGGACACCGGCGCGGACGATTACCTGGTTAAACCGTTTGCCCTGGAAGAGCTCAACGCCCGTATCCGTGCGCTGTTGCGTCGCCATTATAATCAGGGCGAAAACGAAATCACGGTGGCGAACTTACGTCTTAACACCACGCGTCGTCAGGTCTGGCTGGACGAACAACCGCTGGAGCTGACGCCAAAAGAGTTTGCCCTGCTCTCGCGCCTGATGCAGAAAGCCGGAAGCCCGGTACATCGCGAAATTCTCTACAACGATATCTACAACTGGGACAACGAGCCGTCGACCAATACGCTGGAAGTGCATATTCACAACCTGCGCGATAAAGTCGGCAAGTCACGTATTCGCACAGTCAGAGGCTTTGGCTACCAGCTGGAAAACAGCGAGGTAACCGACTAAATATGCCTCTTTCCGCGATCCGAAAATGGCCGATGCGCCACCAGCTATTACTGACCGTCGGTATTATTCTGGTGGTTTTTCAGGTTATCAGCGTGTTCTGGCTCTGGCATGAAAGCAAAGAGCAGATTGACCTGGAAGTTGCCAGCATCCTGAAGGGCCACAACAACGCTAAACATATTCAGCACGAGGTTCGCGAAGCGGTTGCCAGTTTGCTGGTGCCAAGCCTGGTGATTATTGGCCTGGCGCTGTTTGTCTGTATGAAAGCGGTGAAACGCATCACCCGCCCGCTGTCTGACCTGCAAAAAGAGCTCGATGCGCGCACGCCAGATAACCTGCAACCTATCCATCTGGAAAGAACCGTTCTGGAAGTCGATGCGGTAACGTCGGCCATCAACCAACTGGTGGCGCGTTTGACGCAAACGCTCGATCGCGAACGATTATTCACCGCCGACGTGGCCCATGAACTCCGCACCCCGCTGGCGGGTTTACGCTTACATCTGGAACTCATTGAAAAAGCGCATGCCATTAACGTTGGGCCGCTGATTCAGCGTCTGGATCAAATGACTAACAGCGTAGCCCAGCTACTGCAACTCGCGCGCGTGGGCCAGTCATTTTCTGCGGGTAGCTACCAGCGCGTCGAGTTAATGGCGGATGTCATTTTGCCGCTGAAGGATGAGCTGGAATCCATGCTGAAAGGGCGCGAACAGACGCTGGTGATAAGCGAAAACGTCCACGATATCGCGGTTGCCGGCGATGCCACGTTGATAAAGGTGATGGTGCGTAACCTGGTCGAAAACGCGTACCGTTACAGCCCAACCCATTCCGCCATTACGCTGTCTGCTGCTGCATCGCCCACGCCGATGTTGATTGTCGAAGATGAAGGTCCAGGCATTGATGAATCAAAAGTAGGCGAACTGAGCCAGGCATTTGTGCGAATGGATAGCCGCTACGGCGGAATTGGGCTGGGGTTAAGTATTGTCACGCGAATTGCGCAGCTGCACGAAGCGGCGTTTTATTTGCAAAATCGGGAAGAGAGAAGCGGCACGCGGGCATGGATTGCATTCACGCCCGCAAACCTGAAACCGAAGTTAGAAAGTCAAAATCCAGTGGCAGAGAAATCCGACGACAATCAGGCCGGAAAATAACAGAGTCAGAGATTGCTGAACATTTAGATTAGACATGGAACTATCCTCTTGTTGATGTGGACAGTATCCATGTTGGATATTAAGCGAACATTAAGGCTGGCATTTCCTCGTGTGATGCCAGCCTCATTTTTTTAGCTTATGACGCTGCGATAAACAATTCACGCAGTTGATGAAGCTTATCGCGGATCTCGGCGGCTTCTTCAAACTCCAGGTTCTGCGCATGTTGCAACATCTGCGCCTCCAGCGACTGGATTTGCTGTTGCAGCGCTTTCGGCGTCAGCGCCTGATCCGCTTCAACAATCTGCACACCGCCGCGAGACTTACCGCGACCTTTCGTTTTCGTTTTCGCCAGCCCCTCGCCCAGCGCCAGAATATCGACCACTTTCTTGTTCAGGCCCTGCGGAACAATTCCGTGCTCTTCGTTGTAGCGCTGCTGCTTCTCACGACGACGTTCGGTTTCACCAATCGCCTTCGCCATCGATGGCGTGATTTTATCGCCGTAGAGAATCGCCTTGCCGTTAATGTTACGCGCGGCACGGCCAATGGTCTGGATTAGCGAACGCTCGGAACGCAGGAAGCCCTCTTTATCGGCATCCAGAATCGCTACCAGCGACACTTCTGGCATATCGAGGCCTTCTCGCAACAGGTTAATCCCCACCAGCACGTCAAACTCGCCAAGGCGCAAATCGCGAATGATTTCCATACGTTCGACGGTGTCGATGTCCGAGTGCAAATAGCGCACGCGTTCGCCGTGTTCTTCAAGGTATTCGGTGAGATCTTCCGCCATCCGCTTGGTCAGCGTCGTGACCAGTACGCGTTCGTTAATGGCCGTGCGCAGACGAATTTCTGACAGCAGATCGTCGACCTGCGTCGCCACCGGCCGCACTTCAATCACCGGATCGAGCAGGCCGGTAGGACGCACCACCTGATCGATAACTTCGTCGCCGGATTTCTCAAGCTCGTAGTTCCCAGGCGTCGCGGAAACGTAAATGGTTTGCGGCGCGAGGGCTTCAAATTCTTCAAACTTCAGCGGACGGTTATCAAGGGCCGACGGCAGACGGAAACCGTACTCCACCAGCGTCTCTTTACGCGCCCGGTCGCCGCGATACATGCCGCCAATTTGCGGAATGGTCACGTGGGATTCATCAATGACCAGCAGGCCATCCGCCGGAAGGTAATCAAACAACGTCGGCGGCGGCTCGCCCGGCCCGCGCCCAGAGAGATAGCGCGAGTAGTTTTCAATGCCCGAGCAGTAGCCCAGTTCATTCATCATTTCGAGGTCAAACTGTGTGCGCTGGCTGAGTCGCTGCTCTTCAAGCAGTTTGTTGTTCTCCAGCAGCACTTTGCGACGTTCAGCCAGTTCGTCTTTGATATCTTCCATCGCCTGCACGATGCGTTCGCGCGGGGTGACGTAGTGCGTTTTGGGATAGACCGTAAAACGTTGAATGGTGCCCTCTACGTGGCCCGTTAGCGGGTCAAACAGCGACAGGCGCTCGACCTCTTCGTCAAACAGTTCAACGCGCAGCGCCAGGTCTTCCGATTCCGCCGGGAAGATATCGATAACTTCGCCGCGTACGCGGAAAGTACCGCGCTGGAATGCCTGATCGTTGCGCGCGTATTGCAGCTCGGCCAGACGACGCAGAATGGCGCGCTGGTCGATAATCATGCCGACCGTCAGATGCAGCATCATTTTCAGGTAGAGATCCGGGTCGCCCAACCCGTAAATTGCCGACACGGAGGCCACCACGATGACGTCGCGACGCTCAAGCAAGGCTTTGGTCGCCGACAAACGCATCTGTTCAATGTGTTCGTTCACCGAGGCATCTTTCTCAATGAAGGTATCTGAACTGGGAACGTAGGCTTCCGGCTGATAGTAATCGTAGTAGGAGACGAAGAACTCGACGGCGTTTTCGGGGAAAAACTCTTTCATCTCGCCATACAGCTGCGCCGCCAGCGTTTTGTTTGGCGCAAGCACCATCGTCGGGCGCTGGAGATCGGCAATCACGTTGGCGACGGTGAAGGTTTTCCCCGAGCCGGTTACCCCCAACAGCGTTTGATGCGCAAGACCATCTTCCAGCCCTTCTTTCAGGCGCGCGATGGCATCAGGCTGATCGCCTGAGGGTTGAAAGGCCGAATGCAATTTGAACGGTTTACTCATGAACAAAGCTACCTGGTGGCGGGTTAATCGGGCAGGTGATTAATTCTACTCTCCAGCGCTAAATTTGCCAACAAAAAATACTGGATATAAAAACAGTAGCGCATTATGGTATTGCTGTTACGCCACGCTGAATCCATGCGTAGCGGCTGAAATTTGCGCTCTGGCAGGATAAAACAACTCCCTCTGGAGGTTATCCCCAGAACTTTTTCTGTTTTAACATTTGTCAATATGTGTCATTAAACTTTTATGTCAGTGAGTCGCGCGCCACCCTCTACCATTGCTTTTATTCATCTTACTGATAATAAAAGAAAAGATTGAAAAGCCGCGTTTCGCATCAATTTACTGGCAAGCCGCGTATTCTCTCGCCTTCCGCAGGTTTTCTAACTCTAATACACAAGGTTATCCACAGGAATAGTGGATAAGTGTCTGGAGGCCCTATCCCCTGTCACTCGGGCGTTTTCGTCGATCGACCCAAAAGCGACGGGTAAAAATTTTTTATCGTTAAATTTTGATTTTTATCAGCGAAAATCATCATGTGGTTTCTGCGTGACAGCCCTCACATTTTTGTATAAATTTTGCTCAGCACTCGCTGTTTTTTTGCGCCAGCGCTGTGCATCCCTTCTCTCCGATCCATCCCTATTTCTTAAGTTAATTCTTAAAAATCAGCCGTTATGCTGAGGAAAGTCCGTTCTGGCAAGAGAATTGCAATCTTCTTTCGTGACCCTGACCTATAGCTTGAGGAGAACACGATGTTGAGTTTGCATGCAGTCAATCATTTCTACGGAAACCAGCACACGCTCTGGAACATCGACCTCGAACTGGCTTCCGGCGAGTGCACCTGTTTAATCGGCCTTCCCGGTACGGGGAAGACCACGCTGGTGAACTGTATTACCGGGCATCAACCTATTGAAAGCGGCAGCATGATTTGGCAACAGACCGGCTCGCTCCCCTGCGATTTAATGCCCCTTTCACCCGTACGCCGCACCACGCTTGGTATCGGTTATGTCCCTCAGGATAAACGTATTTTTTCGCAGCTTAGCGTGGAAGAGAACCTGCTGATTGCCCTCAAGGCAGCGGGTGAAAGCAGCGGAACGGTAAGCCCTGAGATATATGCGCTCTTCCCGTCACTGTACGCGCTCAGGCAGCTTAAGGGGGGCGCATTAACGGAAGATGACCGGTATCAGCTAGCCCTGGCCTGCGCGATGGTGACGCGGCCACAGCTGCTGATTCTGGATGAGCCAACGCGCGGTGTGGGCCACGCGTTTATTCATCGACTGGGGGATTTACTGCTGCGCCTGAATCGGGAGATTGGGCTAACGATATTGCTCGCAGAACAGCAGCTACCGTTTATTCAGCGGGTGGCGGACCGTTTCTGCCTGCTGCATCGCGGCAGAAACGTGGCCCAGGGCGGTGTGGCACAGCTGGATGAACAGATGATTAAAGCGTGGATGACGCCCGAGTCAGGGCTGTGAGGTCAAGATACTGTCCAAGGTCATGCTCTGCCAGCGTCGTACCCAGCCAGGGGATTTCGCCCAGCATCGGCGCATCAATCATCCGTTGCAGCGTCGCCAGATAGGGCTGGTGACGCTTCCCGGGCTGCTCGACATCGTTAGCTATCCAGCCCGCCAGTTTCAGGCCCGCCTGCTTAACGGCCTGCACGGTCAGCAGCGCATGATTGATACAGCCCAGCTTCATTCCGACCACCAGAATCACCGGCAGTTGCTCGCGTTGCACCCAATCCGCAAACGTCAGATGGGGCGACAGCGGCGTATACCAGCCACCTGCACCTTCCACTAACACCCAATCCGCCTGCGCTTCCAGCGTGCGAAGACCCGCCGACATCACGTCAGCCTCAATCGGGCGCTGCTCCACCTCGCTGATAATGTGCGGCGACGTGGGTTCAGCGAAGGTGTACGGGTTCACCCGCTCATACGCCAGCGGCAGCACGCTATTGCGCTGCAATGCCAGCGCATCGCTGTTGCGCAGTCCATCTGGCGTTTCGTCGCTGCCAGAGGCGACGGGTTTGTAGCCTGCTGTCCGGTATCCGAGTGCCCGGGCGGCCTGTAGCAGCGCCGTGCTGGCTACCGTTTTCCCCACTTCCGTGTCGGTGCCGGTAACAAAATAACGTTCAATCACGAATAATCACTCCAGAAAAAAGATGGTAGGTCAGCGGGCATTGCCCCTGAACTTTCGGCCATGCCAGCTGCAGCTGCTGAAGTTTGCTGCGGGTTAATGGCTCGCGCGCCCGGCCTTGATGCAAATGCGTGGCACCAATCCCCTTCAGAGAGCGCATCGCGCTGAGGGCATCGGGAAACAGCAGAGTCATCGAGCGTGTACTACTGTGCTGCGGCCAGCCCGCCAGCGTCTGTTGCAGCGTCTCTTCCGGCAGGAAACGGTTCGCATGAGGATGCGCATCCACCGCCAGCCAGGCCTGATTCAGCTCGGGTAACGATCCGGCGGTCAGCGTGGTGAAGGCCAGCACGCCACCAGGGCGCAGCTGGCGATACAGCTCGGCAAGCGCAATACGGATATCGCTGCACCACTGCACAGCAAGATTGCTCCACACCAGGTCAAACCCGGCATCAGGCAAGGGAATGGCTTCGATATCCGCCAGCAAGTAGTGCTGTGCCGCCTGCTGCTGGCGCGCCTGCGTGAGCATTGCAGCGGAGAGATCCAGCGCGGTTACTTCGCTCCCCCGCTCACGCCAGTAGCGGCTATAGCTACCGGGTCCGCAGCCAGCGTCCAGCACACGGGCAAACGCCCGCGCCGGGAGTTGTTCAAGCAGATGCGCCGCGCTCTGGCGCTGAAGTTCGTTAAACTGGTGATAATGCGCTGCCGCCCGACCAAAGGCCGCCGCCACCGCCTGTTTATTCACGGACGCCATGCAGCACCTCCAGCAGAGTGTCGATATCTTCACGCGTATGCGCCGCCGTCAGCGTTAAGCGCAAACGCGCGGTTCCGGTGGGTACGGTAGGTGGGCGAATTGCCGTCACCCAACAGCCTTTTTCACGCAGCGTTTTCGCCAGCTCCAGCGTGCGCGCATTCTCCCCGACAATCAGCGGCTGAATGGCGCTCTCCGATGGCGTGAGCTGATAGTCCAGCCCCTGCGCGCCCGCGCGAAAGTGGGCGATATGCTGCGCCAGGACCTCCCGCCGCTCATCACCCTCGCCACTGCGAATCACCTCAAGAGATGCCCGCAGCGCCACGGCCTGCGCCGGGGGCATCGAAGTGCTGTAAATCAGATGGCGGGCGAACTGCAATAGATAGTCGGCCAGCGAGTCGCTACACAGCACCGCCGCACCGCTCAGGCCAAAGGCTTTACCAAAGGTTACCACCAGCAATTCAGGACGCACGCCCTGTTGCCAGCAGCTTCCGCGCCCCTGTTCGCCCTTCACGCCGATACCGTGCGCGTCATCCACCATCAGCCATGCGCCTGCCTGCGTGGTCGCCTCTGCGACGTTCGTCAACGGCGCACTATCGCCGTCCATGCTGAAAACACCCTCGGTGACCACCATCTGTTGCCCTTCGACGGCGCTGCTCAGCAACCGCGCCAGATGCTGGCTATCGTTGTGCTGATAACGGCGCAACGCCGCCGGGCTTAACGCGGCGGCTTCCAGCAGTGAGGCGTGGCTTAAACGATCGGCGACGATCCTGTCTTTTTCACTCATCAGCGCGGCGATCACCGCCTGATTCGCGGCGAAACCAGAGATAAACAGCAACGCGCGCGGATACCCCAGCCACTGGGCCAGTTCTTTTTCCAGGTCACGATGGGCGTGACTGAATCCGGTGACGTGGCCCGAGCCGCCGCTGCCTGTGCCGTACTGTTCCGCGCCCTGTTGCCAGGCGCGGATCACATTAGGATGCTGGCTCATCCCCAGATAGTCATTACTGGAAAAATTGCGATAGCGCTGACCTTCGTACTCCAGCCAGCGCCCAACGCCCTGAGCCAGCGGTACACGACGACGAAAAGCATCTGCCTCACGCCGTTGTGCTAAAGCGCTATCGATGCGTTGCTGCCAGCTCATACCGCCGCCGCGTTGTAATACGTTTCGGTATCCGGCGTCATCAGCGCCTGCTCCAGACGCTGCTGCTGTTCGTTATCGCCCGCGGTAACGGTGGTTTGTTCCGGGTTCAGGCCCAGCTTGCGGAACAGTTGCAGATCTTTATCTTCTTCCGGGTTCGGCGTGGTCAGCAGTTTGCAGCCGTAGAAAATCGAGTTGGCTCCGGCCATAAAGCACATCGCCTGGGTTTGTTCGTTCATCTGCTCGCGACCGGCGGAGAGGCGCACGTGCGAGGTCGGCATCATGATGCGCGCCACGGCGATAGTGC
Protein-coding regions in this window:
- the pmrB gene encoding two-component system sensor histidine kinase PmrB, encoding MPLSAIRKWPMRHQLLLTVGIILVVFQVISVFWLWHESKEQIDLEVASILKGHNNAKHIQHEVREAVASLLVPSLVIIGLALFVCMKAVKRITRPLSDLQKELDARTPDNLQPIHLERTVLEVDAVTSAINQLVARLTQTLDRERLFTADVAHELRTPLAGLRLHLELIEKAHAINVGPLIQRLDQMTNSVAQLLQLARVGQSFSAGSYQRVELMADVILPLKDELESMLKGREQTLVISENVHDIAVAGDATLIKVMVRNLVENAYRYSPTHSAITLSAAASPTPMLIVEDEGPGIDESKVGELSQAFVRMDSRYGGIGLGLSIVTRIAQLHEAAFYLQNREERSGTRAWIAFTPANLKPKLESQNPVAEKSDDNQAGK
- the eptA gene encoding phosphoethanolamine transferase EptA, whose translation is MLRFLRYRPTVSRLTYILLFALYIALALNVAFYRQAWSLLPVNTFHNGLVFFTMPLVAFSVMVICLALASFLRLEKVLTTLFILLSASAQYFIMTFGVIIDRSMITNILDTTPAESYALMSGKMILTLLFTAALFVALAWWIKIKPATRKWREAGLRAASVLASVLLIVIVAAFFYKDYASLFRNNKELVKSLNPSNSITAINSWYAHNKMDNLPLVRIGEDAKQKEAMKNGPHKNLTILIVGETSRGEDFSLGGYSRETNPRLAQDNVVYFPKTTSCGTATAVSVPCMFSNMPRAHYDEQLAHHQEGLLDIVQRAGIQVQWNENDGGCKGACDRVPHQNMNVLNLPGQCIDGECYDEVLFHDLDNYIDKLNGDGLIVLHTIGSHGPTYYNRYPKEFRKFTPTCDTNEIQSCSQEQLVNTYDNTVLYVDYIVDKAIKLLQSKQDKFTTSLVYLSDHGESLGENGIYLHGLPYSIAPDTQKHVPMLLWLSDDYQKRYDVNYDCLKKASTQNEYSQDNLFSTMLGILGVETTEYRAADDILKTCRG
- the bioD gene encoding dethiobiotin synthase is translated as MIERYFVTGTDTEVGKTVASTALLQAARALGYRTAGYKPVASGSDETPDGLRNSDALALQRNSVLPLAYERVNPYTFAEPTSPHIISEVEQRPIEADVMSAGLRTLEAQADWVLVEGAGGWYTPLSPHLTFADWVQREQLPVILVVGMKLGCINHALLTVQAVKQAGLKLAGWIANDVEQPGKRHQPYLATLQRMIDAPMLGEIPWLGTTLAEHDLGQYLDLTALTRASSTL
- the yvcK gene encoding uridine diphosphate-N-acetylglucosamine-binding protein YvcK, which produces MRNRTLADLDRVVALGGGHGLGRVMSSLSSLGSRLTGIVTTTDNGGSTGRIRRSEGGIAWGDMRNCINQLITEPSVASAMFEYRFGGNGELSGHNLGNLMLKALDHLSVRPLEAINLIRNLLKVEASLIPMSEQPVDLMAIDQEGHEVYGEVNIDQLPLPPQELMLSPSVSATREAVQAIGEADLILIGPGSFYTSLLPALLLSDVAQALRRTPAPMVYIGNLGRELSPAAASLTLAKKLDILEHYVGKPVIDAVVVGPKVDTANIGNRVVIQEPLEASDIRYRHDRQLLRDALEKAIQALG
- the uvrB gene encoding excinuclease ABC subunit UvrB, with product MSKPFKLHSAFQPSGDQPDAIARLKEGLEDGLAHQTLLGVTGSGKTFTVANVIADLQRPTMVLAPNKTLAAQLYGEMKEFFPENAVEFFVSYYDYYQPEAYVPSSDTFIEKDASVNEHIEQMRLSATKALLERRDVIVVASVSAIYGLGDPDLYLKMMLHLTVGMIIDQRAILRRLAELQYARNDQAFQRGTFRVRGEVIDIFPAESEDLALRVELFDEEVERLSLFDPLTGHVEGTIQRFTVYPKTHYVTPRERIVQAMEDIKDELAERRKVLLENNKLLEEQRLSQRTQFDLEMMNELGYCSGIENYSRYLSGRGPGEPPPTLFDYLPADGLLVIDESHVTIPQIGGMYRGDRARKETLVEYGFRLPSALDNRPLKFEEFEALAPQTIYVSATPGNYELEKSGDEVIDQVVRPTGLLDPVIEVRPVATQVDDLLSEIRLRTAINERVLVTTLTKRMAEDLTEYLEEHGERVRYLHSDIDTVERMEIIRDLRLGEFDVLVGINLLREGLDMPEVSLVAILDADKEGFLRSERSLIQTIGRAARNINGKAILYGDKITPSMAKAIGETERRREKQQRYNEEHGIVPQGLNKKVVDILALGEGLAKTKTKGRGKSRGGVQIVEADQALTPKALQQQIQSLEAQMLQHAQNLEFEEAAEIRDKLHQLRELFIAAS
- the pmrA gene encoding two-component system response regulator PmrA; this translates as MKILVVEDDALLLQGLILAMQSEGYACDGVTTARQAELSLQSGLYSLIVLDLGLPDEDGLHFLSRIRQEKCSLPVLILTARDTLDDRISGLDTGADDYLVKPFALEELNARIRALLRRHYNQGENEITVANLRLNTTRRQVWLDEQPLELTPKEFALLSRLMQKAGSPVHREILYNDIYNWDNEPSTNTLEVHIHNLRDKVGKSRIRTVRGFGYQLENSEVTD
- the moaA gene encoding GTP 3',8-cyclase MoaA, whose amino-acid sequence is MASQLTDAFARRFFYLRLSITDVCNFRCTYCLPNGYKPGEVTNNGFLSLDEVRRVTRAFSALGTEKVRLTGGEPSLRRDFVDIIAAVRENAAIKQIAVTTNGYRMARDVAAWREAGLTALNVSVDSLDARQFHAITGQDKFRQVMDGIDAAFSAGFEKVKVNTVLMRDVNHHQLDTFLAWIKPRRIQLRFIELMETGDGSDLFRKHHISGMVLRDQLLKRGWIHQIRQRSDGPAQVFCHPDYEGEIGLIMPYEKDFCATCNRLRVSSVGKLHLCLFGDGGVDLRDLLAADAQQQELEARIAEALTHKKQTHFLHQGNTGITQNLSYIGG
- a CDS encoding ABC transporter ATP-binding protein, coding for MLSLHAVNHFYGNQHTLWNIDLELASGECTCLIGLPGTGKTTLVNCITGHQPIESGSMIWQQTGSLPCDLMPLSPVRRTTLGIGYVPQDKRIFSQLSVEENLLIALKAAGESSGTVSPEIYALFPSLYALRQLKGGALTEDDRYQLALACAMVTRPQLLILDEPTRGVGHAFIHRLGDLLLRLNREIGLTILLAEQQLPFIQRVADRFCLLHRGRNVAQGGVAQLDEQMIKAWMTPESGL